Proteins encoded within one genomic window of Corynebacterium aurimucosum:
- a CDS encoding FtsW/RodA/SpoVE family cell cycle protein, whose translation MSKFFSRGTEFGLLVLATVVFAITLVSLELSQGNVLTLDVLYLIGGFIGVFAVAHLVLCFLAPYADQLMLPIVAVLNGTGLILLQRLDLANGGGLAVRQVMWTIVGLILFALVLVLLRDHRSLTRYSYILGALGLILLALPLVWPQPPGVDARIWLWLGPFSIQPGEFSKILLILFFAMLLTQKRSLFTVAGYKFLGISLPRLRDLAPILVIWGIAIVIMGISNDFGPALLLFSTVLGMLFMATNRVSWLLIGIILVGVGGFGIYQVSEKIQQRFSNFLDPLANYDSTGYQLSQALFGMSSGGITGTGLGQGHPDMVPVAHSDFILAGIGEEFGLIGLTAVLVLFAMLVSRGFRTALTCRDTYGKLVSSGLSLTLAVQVFVVTGGISALLPMTGLTTPFMSAGGSSLMANYMLLAILLRISNAARRPARELRSNAPTDTSMFPAVQEASR comes from the coding sequence ATGAGTAAATTCTTCTCCCGTGGCACCGAATTCGGCCTGCTCGTGCTGGCCACCGTGGTTTTCGCCATCACCTTGGTCAGCCTTGAGCTCTCCCAGGGCAACGTGCTGACCCTCGATGTGCTCTACCTGATCGGCGGCTTTATCGGCGTCTTTGCCGTCGCCCACTTGGTGCTCTGCTTCCTAGCGCCCTACGCAGATCAGCTCATGCTGCCTATCGTCGCGGTGCTCAACGGCACCGGGCTCATCTTGTTGCAGCGCCTCGACCTGGCGAATGGCGGCGGGCTGGCAGTGCGGCAGGTGATGTGGACCATCGTGGGCCTCATCCTCTTCGCGCTGGTGCTGGTCCTCCTGCGTGATCACCGCTCGCTCACCCGATACTCCTATATCCTGGGCGCACTCGGCCTCATCCTCCTCGCGTTGCCCCTCGTGTGGCCGCAACCGCCAGGCGTGGACGCCCGCATTTGGCTATGGCTCGGGCCCTTTTCCATCCAGCCGGGTGAGTTTTCCAAGATCTTGTTGATCTTGTTCTTCGCCATGCTGCTGACCCAGAAGCGTTCGCTGTTCACGGTGGCTGGCTACAAGTTCCTTGGCATTTCGTTGCCGCGCCTGCGGGATCTCGCTCCCATCCTGGTGATCTGGGGTATTGCCATTGTCATCATGGGCATTTCCAATGACTTCGGCCCGGCCCTGCTGCTGTTTAGCACCGTGCTCGGCATGCTCTTCATGGCCACCAACCGCGTGAGCTGGCTGCTCATTGGCATCATCCTCGTGGGCGTCGGTGGCTTCGGCATCTACCAGGTATCGGAGAAGATCCAACAGCGCTTCTCCAACTTCCTTGATCCGCTGGCTAATTATGATTCCACCGGCTACCAGCTCTCCCAAGCGCTCTTCGGCATGTCCTCCGGCGGCATCACCGGCACCGGCTTAGGCCAGGGCCACCCAGACATGGTTCCGGTAGCGCACTCGGACTTCATCCTGGCTGGCATTGGCGAGGAATTCGGCCTCATTGGCCTTACCGCGGTACTGGTGCTGTTTGCCATGCTCGTCTCCCGCGGCTTCCGCACCGCGCTGACCTGCCGTGATACCTATGGCAAGCTGGTTTCCTCGGGCCTCTCGCTCACCTTGGCTGTGCAGGTTTTCGTCGTCACCGGCGGTATCTCCGCGCTGCTGCCCATGACGGGCTTGACCACGCCGTTCATGTCTGCGGGTGGTTCCTCTCTCATGGCTAACTACATGCTGCTGGCTATCCTGCTGCGTATCTCGAACGCGGCCCGCCGCCCGGCGCGTGAGCTGCGCTCAAACGCACCCACTGACACGTCCATGTTTCCTGCCGTCCAGGAGGCAAGCCGATGA
- a CDS encoding FHA domain-containing protein FhaB/FipA, with amino-acid sequence MDSIVLLSLRIGLLVLLWLFILVALNAMRRDANKAAGVYQASSPVKGSQRRREAPREITIVDGPLRGSHMELGTLEDCTMGRAQDCDFVTGDDFSSGHHARLFRRGSEWFVEDLESRNGTFVGGVRIDQPERVGVGSDIKLGRTTVRLMA; translated from the coding sequence ATGGATTCGATCGTGCTGCTCTCGCTGCGCATCGGCCTGCTGGTGTTGTTGTGGCTGTTTATCTTGGTCGCGCTCAACGCCATGCGCCGCGACGCCAATAAGGCTGCCGGCGTCTATCAGGCATCGTCCCCGGTGAAGGGATCCCAGAGGCGTCGCGAAGCGCCGCGTGAGATCACCATCGTGGACGGGCCGCTGCGTGGTTCCCACATGGAACTGGGCACGCTCGAGGACTGTACGATGGGCCGCGCGCAGGACTGTGACTTTGTCACTGGTGATGATTTCTCCTCTGGCCACCACGCCCGCCTGTTCCGCAGGGGCAGCGAGTGGTTCGTGGAGGACCTCGAATCCCGCAACGGCACCTTTGTTGGTGGCGTTCGCATTGACCAGCCAGAACGAGTCGGAGTCGGCTCCGATATCAAACTTGGCCGAACGACCGTGAGGTTGATGGCATGA
- a CDS encoding IS3 family transposase (programmed frameshift), whose product MPRYSEQFKRDAVALYENNEDLSLHAASAELGINRSSLYSWLKQYGTGKRVRTKSMRDKAQATTDSERIRQLEKEVSKLREERDILRKAAKYFAGRDTLVIRFQFVYDHRTEYSVKRMCHVLKLNRSSFYKWVNTREKRRLKMCSDALIGARIKSIFDDEHGLYGAKRIAASLKADTDFPPINHKKVARIMKSMGLKGFTKQRRCVTTRRKPGHRVMPDLVGRKFTADKPNQVYVGDITYLPCKGGKNMYLATVIDVYSRKLVGHALADHMRVSLVIEALSHASKVRGSLKGVIFHSDHGSVYTSQAFQDHCTQLGVRQSMGAVGTSADNALAESFNATLKREVLRDRKVFDNPIICRQEVFRWCMRYNTRRRHSWCNLLAPDDFEALTSATLTQAA is encoded by the exons ATGCCTAGGTACTCCGAACAGTTCAAACGTGATGCTGTGGCCCTCTACGAAAACAATGAGGACCTCTCACTTCACGCGGCTTCAGCAGAGCTAGGAATCAATCGTTCCTCACTTTATTCCTGGCTTAAGCAGTACGGCACCGGCAAGCGTGTCCGCACAAAAAGCATGCGCGACAAGGCACAGGCGACGACTGATTCTGAACGAATCCGTCAGCTAGAAAAAGAAGTCTCTAAGCTTCGTGAAGAACGCGATATCCTGCGTAAGGCCGCGAAATATTTTGCCG GAAGAGACACGCTGGTAATCCGCTTCCAGTTTGTCTATGACCATCGAACCGAGTACTCGGTCAAGCGGATGTGCCACGTGTTAAAGCTCAATCGCTCCTCGTTCTACAAATGGGTCAACACCCGCGAAAAACGCAGGTTAAAGATGTGTTCGGATGCTCTTATTGGTGCACGAATCAAGAGCATCTTCGATGATGAGCACGGGCTTTATGGTGCTAAACGCATCGCTGCAAGCCTTAAAGCCGATACGGACTTTCCTCCGATCAATCACAAGAAGGTCGCACGCATTATGAAATCCATGGGGCTAAAAGGCTTTACTAAACAACGTCGATGTGTCACTACCAGGCGCAAGCCTGGTCATCGAGTCATGCCAGATTTAGTAGGCCGCAAATTCACCGCTGATAAGCCGAACCAGGTGTATGTAGGCGATATCACCTACCTGCCGTGTAAGGGAGGCAAGAACATGTACCTTGCCACAGTCATCGACGTCTACTCGCGCAAACTTGTCGGTCATGCGCTCGCCGATCACATGCGGGTATCGCTGGTTATCGAAGCTTTGTCCCATGCCAGCAAGGTTCGCGGAAGCCTTAAAGGGGTAATTTTCCATTCTGATCATGGCAGTGTGTACACCTCACAGGCTTTTCAAGACCACTGCACCCAACTTGGTGTTCGCCAATCCATGGGAGCAGTGGGAACGAGTGCCGATAATGCCCTGGCAGAATCGTTTAACGCCACTTTAAAGCGTGAAGTTCTGCGAGATAGGAAAGTTTTTGACAATCCCATCATCTGCCGCCAAGAAGTCTTCCGATGGTGCATGCGCTACAACACGCGCAGACGGCACTCCTGGTGCAACCTTCTAGCCCCCGATGACTTCGAAGCACTCACATCAGCTACACTGACCCAAGCAGCATAG
- a CDS encoding PP2C family protein-serine/threonine phosphatase, with protein MTLSLTFTAVTDRGLVRENNEDSAHAGPHLLVLADGMGGHAAGEVASTTMVEHMASLERDPGDNDMLALLGAAAEDANAAIRKHVDEHPETEGMGTTLTALLFNGSEFGVCHVGDSRGYRLREGKLTQITKDDTYVQSLVDEGKLDPEDVSSHPQKSLILKAYTGRPVEPTLFMLDAKPGDRLLLCSDGLSDPVTASTIEQALKQGTVEEAATTLRDLALRSGGPDNVTIVLAEVVEGEGDENAPMTVGAIQGVVPEPTHPDSSASRAAKLISPPKAQAAEEKPQEEPQRRPQRSRIGWKVIACLAIIIVLVISGGLWMKSYLGNNYYVTADEEGVLTIQEGADYEIFGRPLHHTYQNACLSKDNALKLGHGACDGVFAPFTLKDLPESERAAVGNLPSGSYDEVQTQLSQLSDKALKPCPTSPKDGKDKDASKGNCREVK; from the coding sequence ATGACTTTAAGCCTGACTTTTACTGCAGTGACGGACCGCGGATTGGTCCGCGAAAACAACGAGGATTCCGCCCACGCGGGCCCGCACCTGCTGGTGCTTGCCGACGGCATGGGTGGCCACGCCGCCGGCGAAGTCGCTTCCACCACGATGGTGGAGCACATGGCCTCCCTCGAGCGAGATCCGGGAGATAATGACATGCTGGCGCTGCTCGGCGCGGCGGCGGAAGACGCCAATGCGGCGATCCGCAAGCACGTGGACGAGCACCCAGAGACCGAGGGCATGGGCACCACGTTGACCGCCCTGCTCTTTAACGGCTCCGAGTTCGGCGTGTGCCACGTGGGTGATTCCCGCGGCTACCGGCTGCGTGAGGGCAAGCTGACTCAGATCACCAAGGATGACACCTATGTGCAGTCCCTGGTGGACGAGGGCAAGCTCGATCCGGAGGATGTGTCCTCCCACCCGCAGAAGTCGTTGATCCTCAAGGCCTACACGGGCCGCCCGGTGGAGCCGACGCTCTTTATGCTCGATGCTAAACCGGGCGACCGCCTCCTGCTGTGCTCGGATGGCCTTTCGGATCCGGTGACGGCCTCTACCATCGAGCAAGCGCTAAAGCAGGGAACGGTCGAAGAGGCCGCCACAACCCTGCGGGATCTGGCGCTGCGCTCCGGCGGCCCGGACAACGTCACCATCGTGTTGGCTGAGGTCGTGGAGGGAGAGGGTGATGAGAACGCCCCCATGACCGTGGGCGCGATCCAGGGCGTCGTCCCGGAGCCTACGCACCCGGATTCCTCCGCGAGCCGCGCCGCGAAGCTTATCTCGCCCCCAAAAGCGCAAGCCGCTGAGGAGAAACCCCAGGAGGAACCACAGCGGCGGCCACAGCGAAGCCGGATTGGGTGGAAGGTCATTGCATGCCTGGCCATCATCATCGTGCTGGTCATCAGCGGCGGCCTCTGGATGAAAAGTTACCTGGGCAACAACTATTACGTGACCGCCGATGAAGAAGGCGTCCTCACCATCCAAGAAGGCGCGGACTATGAGATCTTCGGCCGCCCGCTGCACCACACGTATCAGAATGCATGCCTGAGCAAGGACAACGCGCTCAAGCTGGGGCACGGCGCCTGCGACGGTGTTTTCGCACCGTTTACGCTGAAGGATTTGCCCGAATCCGAACGTGCGGCCGTGGGCAACCTGCCCTCCGGTTCTTATGACGAGGTGCAGACGCAGCTTTCGCAGCTCTCGGACAAGGCGCTCAAGCCCTGTCCCACCTCGCCGAAGGACGGAAAAGATAAAGACGCGTCTAAAGGAAACTGCCGGGAGGTGAAGTAG
- a CDS encoding helix-turn-helix transcriptional regulator translates to MRSARLLSMLLLLQTRGRATSAELASHFEVSQRTILRDVDALSTAGIPVYTEQGMHGGIVLDRRSRLNASRLDPTEIQLMRILGVGADSLAHLGFGQDIALLQKKMNAVSFSKASDTHSLEEKVLLDSSGWFSNETQSDLEELLEAVRKEARIEVLYRRSGDKKQQRAVADPYGLVHKGRNWYLVVDIDGEPRMLAVSRLKTFRVLGQAAQLRSGQSLARVWTQLVEQLEEDMPVRITALLRATRLDMASRILGSRLIHHEPVDENFVRIVVGYADIQGVRQLLQFGDHIWITDPPEAVKITADLASELAKRHSGTTNPES, encoded by the coding sequence ATGAGATCGGCGCGCTTGTTGTCTATGCTCTTGTTATTGCAAACGCGAGGCCGTGCTACGTCTGCCGAGCTGGCTTCGCATTTTGAGGTTTCCCAGCGCACGATACTGCGTGACGTTGATGCACTCTCGACCGCAGGAATACCTGTTTATACGGAGCAAGGTATGCATGGTGGGATTGTGCTCGATAGGCGTTCTCGGTTGAACGCTTCTCGATTGGATCCGACTGAGATTCAGCTGATGAGGATTCTTGGTGTTGGGGCAGATTCACTCGCCCACTTGGGGTTTGGCCAGGACATCGCCCTGCTGCAGAAGAAAATGAACGCAGTGTCATTCTCTAAAGCGTCCGATACTCATAGTTTGGAAGAGAAGGTTCTACTTGATTCCAGTGGCTGGTTTAGCAATGAAACCCAAAGCGACTTAGAAGAGTTGCTAGAAGCTGTACGGAAAGAAGCTCGAATTGAGGTCTTGTATCGCCGAAGTGGGGACAAGAAACAGCAACGTGCTGTGGCTGATCCTTATGGGCTTGTACACAAGGGTAGAAATTGGTACTTAGTCGTCGATATCGATGGGGAGCCGAGGATGTTGGCAGTCTCGCGTTTAAAAACCTTTCGAGTTTTAGGTCAAGCTGCTCAGCTTCGTTCAGGGCAAAGTTTGGCAAGGGTGTGGACGCAGCTCGTTGAGCAATTGGAGGAAGACATGCCGGTTCGAATCACCGCACTTCTTCGAGCGACTCGGCTTGATATGGCATCTCGTATTTTGGGATCACGGCTTATCCATCATGAACCCGTGGACGAAAACTTTGTCCGTATCGTGGTGGGATATGCGGATATTCAGGGGGTAAGGCAATTGCTTCAGTTTGGGGACCACATCTGGATCACCGATCCCCCAGAAGCAGTAAAAATCACTGCTGATCTAGCTAGTGAACTTGCAAAACGACATAGTGGGACCACAAATCCTGAATCGTAG
- a CDS encoding IS3 family transposase (programmed frameshift) — protein sequence MFIVSQQRKKYTPEYRREAANLVIESERPIAHVAKEIGVSAGLLGRWVKLERERRGASDGMSEADLRAENARLRRELAEAKMDNEFLFKSDSLLRFEATRAEKFELMQQEKANYSIKRMARLLKVSRSGYYKWAHVQQKRLSGKDDRAAFYDDVDRKIHQIWKDSDEVYGAPRITAELAERYHISLNRKTVAKRMRMMGIEGISPRAFVPVTTIQAKRKSSLPDLVKRMFDTGELNRVWMSDITYLRTGEGWLYLCAVRDGHSRRVLGWAMDSVQDTHLVERALRMAHTLRGDVPDGLVFHADRGTQFTSEKLWEVCSRLGIAQSVGRTGVCFDNAMAESFWSTLKTEFYDRKRWPTRDAARKAVAYWIEVVYNRRRRHSALGMVSPVDFENHTGAINSRKEIAA from the exons ATGTTCATTGTGAGTCAACAGCGCAAGAAGTACACGCCGGAGTACCGGCGTGAGGCCGCGAACCTGGTAATCGAGTCAGAGCGCCCAATTGCCCATGTGGCTAAGGAAATCGGTGTTTCCGCCGGGCTTTTAGGCCGGTGGGTCAAACTCGAGCGTGAACGCCGAGGAGCCTCGGATGGGATGAGTGAGGCTGATCTTCGTGCTGAGAATGCTCGTCTGCGCCGTGAGTTGGCGGAAGCCAAGATGGATAACGAGTTTTTGT TCAAAAGCGACAGCCTTCTTCGCTTTGAGGCAACGCGAGCAGAAAAGTTCGAACTAATGCAGCAGGAGAAGGCGAACTACAGCATCAAGCGCATGGCACGACTATTAAAAGTATCTCGGTCTGGATACTACAAATGGGCCCATGTGCAGCAGAAACGACTATCCGGAAAGGATGATCGGGCAGCATTTTACGATGATGTTGACCGTAAGATTCATCAGATTTGGAAAGACTCCGATGAGGTTTATGGTGCTCCGCGGATCACCGCAGAGCTTGCCGAGCGCTACCACATTTCGCTTAACCGTAAGACTGTGGCGAAGCGGATGCGCATGATGGGCATTGAAGGGATTTCACCGCGTGCCTTTGTCCCGGTGACTACAATCCAAGCCAAGCGTAAGTCGAGTCTTCCTGACCTGGTCAAGCGCATGTTTGATACTGGTGAGCTCAACCGAGTGTGGATGTCAGATATTACCTACCTTCGCACCGGTGAGGGCTGGTTGTACTTGTGCGCGGTCCGCGATGGTCATTCCCGCAGAGTGCTGGGCTGGGCTATGGATAGCGTGCAAGACACACACCTGGTCGAACGGGCCCTGCGGATGGCGCATACACTGCGCGGTGATGTTCCTGATGGGCTGGTGTTTCACGCTGACCGCGGAACGCAATTTACCAGTGAGAAGCTCTGGGAGGTCTGCAGCAGACTGGGCATTGCTCAGTCTGTGGGGCGTACTGGTGTGTGCTTCGATAACGCGATGGCTGAGTCGTTCTGGTCGACGCTAAAGACTGAATTCTACGACCGTAAGCGATGGCCTACCCGTGATGCTGCACGCAAGGCCGTTGCCTACTGGATTGAAGTCGTCTACAACCGTCGGCGCCGGCACTCTGCACTCGGAATGGTCAGCCCCGTCGACTTCGAGAACCACACCGGCGCAATCAACAGCAGAAAAGAAATAGCTGCCTAA
- a CDS encoding VOC family protein codes for MPTPNLFLTYVSDTEISTAFYSDLFDMQPSFISPRYVAFEISKDVLFAVWTGHNTHMEKQTPRTSEIGLMLDGPASRIDETYRLWKSKGIQIVQPPYDDVFGRTFVVADPDGNLIRVSPVD; via the coding sequence ATGCCAACCCCCAATCTTTTCCTAACTTATGTCTCCGATACAGAGATCTCGACTGCCTTCTACAGCGACTTATTCGACATGCAGCCATCGTTCATCAGCCCTCGATATGTAGCATTCGAAATTTCAAAGGATGTCCTGTTTGCTGTGTGGACCGGCCATAACACCCACATGGAGAAACAGACACCGCGAACGAGCGAAATAGGTTTGATGCTGGATGGACCGGCAAGCCGCATCGATGAGACATACCGTCTATGGAAATCAAAAGGAATCCAAATTGTGCAGCCACCCTACGATGATGTCTTCGGCCGCACCTTCGTTGTTGCCGACCCTGATGGAAACCTTATCCGCGTCAGCCCAGTCGATTAA
- a CDS encoding DUF3662 and FHA domain-containing protein translates to MALLDKLAKLDSSLQRGLDNGMAFVFGGKVVPAEIEELLKQEAQDNLSRGDDGKLYSPNVMTVGVSSKDIENLSQDRGIPKDLADQLTRFIRNSGWSLAGPVIVRIAEESGLRTGQLRVSSFLDHEPTEETGFDAIFHHDHGQEDSMTQPHNADEAATTAFMAPTPNEPAPQGPAVTLMLQDGSSRVYHVQEGSNILGRSNDADLRLPDTGVSRQHAEITWNGQDAVLVDLQSTNGTTVNDTPIENWLLADGDVITLGHSHIEVRITGLEGQGY, encoded by the coding sequence ATGGCATTGCTAGACAAGCTCGCCAAGCTGGATTCTTCCCTGCAACGCGGACTGGACAACGGCATGGCCTTCGTCTTCGGCGGCAAAGTCGTCCCCGCTGAGATAGAGGAACTTCTCAAGCAGGAGGCGCAGGACAATTTGTCCCGCGGTGATGACGGCAAGCTGTACAGCCCCAACGTCATGACCGTCGGCGTATCCTCCAAGGACATCGAGAACCTCTCCCAGGACCGGGGTATTCCCAAGGATCTAGCTGATCAGCTCACCCGCTTCATCCGTAACAGTGGCTGGTCCCTCGCCGGGCCGGTCATCGTCCGCATCGCGGAGGAATCGGGGCTGCGGACTGGGCAGTTGCGCGTGTCCTCTTTTTTGGATCACGAGCCCACCGAAGAAACCGGATTCGATGCGATTTTCCACCACGACCATGGTCAGGAGGACTCTATGACCCAGCCGCACAACGCCGATGAGGCCGCAACCACCGCCTTCATGGCCCCCACCCCGAACGAGCCTGCACCGCAGGGCCCCGCGGTGACACTCATGCTGCAGGACGGCTCCTCCCGCGTCTACCACGTGCAGGAGGGCTCCAACATCCTGGGCCGCAGCAACGACGCGGACCTGCGCCTGCCGGATACCGGAGTCTCCCGCCAGCACGCGGAAATCACCTGGAACGGCCAGGACGCCGTGCTGGTGGACTTGCAATCCACGAATGGCACCACCGTGAACGACACCCCGATTGAGAACTGGCTGCTTGCCGACGGCGACGTGATCACCCTCGGCCACTCCCACATCGAGGTTCGCATCACCGGCCTCGAGGGCCAAGGCTATTAA